The genomic segment GGCAATGGTTTTGTCGGAAGTCACCTTGCCGACCGGCTCTCCGAGTTAGGTTTCGATCTCGTCCTTCTCCTTAGGGAAACCTCCAAGATTGATAACATCGCCGAACTCAAATACACGCCTGTCTACGGCGATCTCCGCGATACCGAATTCCTAAAAGAAACTATCTCCCAAGTCGACTATGTCTTTCATAGCGCCGGTCTCGTCAAAGCGCCATCGTCTCAGGTTTTCATGGACGTCAACGCGGTTGCCACCGAGAAACTGGTCAAACTCGCAGTCGAACACGGTAAGAACATCAAGCGCTTTGTCTATATCAGCACCCAGGCTGCTGCCGGTCCGTGCCATGACAAGACTCTCAAATCCGAGTCCGACACCCCAAATCCAGTCTCCGACTATGGCCGAAGCAAACTCGCAGGCGAGCAAGCCGTCCTCGCCATGAAAGACCGCCTCCCGGTAACAATCGTCCGCCCTCCGGCTGTCTTTGGACCACGCGATACCGAAGTACTTACCTTTTTCCAAATGGCAAAGGCTGGCTTGCTTCTCAAATTTGGCGGTAAAGAGAGCTTCGTCAGTATTGTCTATGTCAAAGACTTGGTCGAAGGCATCATCCGGGCCGCTCTATCCGACAAAGCAGTCGGGGAAACATTCTTCGTAAATACCCTCGATGAGCTTTCGCAATGGCAGGCACAATATATGATAGCTGATGTGATGAAGGTCGATATTCGTCCCCTTCGTATTCCGTTGTGGCTGTTGCGCATTGTCGCCCC from the bacterium genome contains:
- a CDS encoding NAD(P)-dependent oxidoreductase codes for the protein MTTSKSSQFLPVFSSRPKALITGGNGFVGSHLADRLSELGFDLVLLLRETSKIDNIAELKYTPVYGDLRDTEFLKETISQVDYVFHSAGLVKAPSSQVFMDVNAVATEKLVKLAVEHGKNIKRFVYISTQAAAGPCHDKTLKSESDTPNPVSDYGRSKLAGEQAVLAMKDRLPVTIVRPPAVFGPRDTEVLTFFQMAKAGLLLKFGGKESFVSIVYVKDLVEGIIRAALSDKAVGETFFVNTLDELSQWQAQYMIADVMKVDIRPLRIPLWLLRIVAPLAEKFDRNQGNSPTICADKVNELSCQFWLSSSQKARELLDYAPLSPIEDSLRETYQWYQEKRWL